A genomic segment from Mus caroli chromosome 17, CAROLI_EIJ_v1.1, whole genome shotgun sequence encodes:
- the Polr1c gene encoding DNA-directed RNA polymerases I and III subunit RPAC1 has translation MAAAQAVEEMRTRVVLGEFGVRNVHTTDFPGNYAGYDDAWDQNRFEKVGRAEGAQSTRGCCLFSRQGSGWRSVGCFCLLGQVPTMAVEKVLVYNNTSIVQDEILAHRLGLIPILADPRLFEYRNPGEEEGTEIDTLQFRLQVRCTRNPNAAKDSSDPNELYINHKVYTRHMTWVPLGNQADVFPEGTIRPVHDDILIAQLRPGQEIDLMMHCVKGIGKDHAKFSPVATASYRLLPDITLLEPVEGEAAEELSQCFSPGVIEVQEVQGKKVARVANARLDTFSREIFRHEKLKKAVRLARVRDHYIFSVESTGVLPPDVLVSEAIKILMGKCRRFLDELDAVEMD, from the exons ATGGCGGCGGCTCAGGCGGTGGAGGAGATGCGGACTCGCGTGGTTCTCGGAGAGTTTGGGGTTCGCAAT GTCCACACCACGGACTTTCCCGGTAACTACGCTGGTTATGATGATGCCTGGGACCAGAACCGCTTCGAGAAGGTGGGTAGGGCTGAAGGTGCCCAGTCGACCCGAGGG TGCTGCCTCTTTTCCAGgcaggggagtgggtggaggtcAGTTGGATGCTTTTGCCTCCTTGGGCAGGTGCCAACAATGGCTGTGGAGAAGGTTTTGGTGTATAACAACACGTCCATTGTCCAGGATGAGATCCTTGCTCACCGCCTGGGGCTCATCCCCATCCTTGCTGATCCTCGTCTCTTTGAATATCGGAACCCAG gagaggaagaaggaacgGAGATAGACACGCTGCAGTTCCGGCTGCAGGTCAGGTGTACCAGGAACCCCAATGCTGCCAAGGATTCCTCAGACCCCAATGAACTCTATATCAACCATAAAG TATACACCAGGCATATGACGTGGGTCCCCTTGGGAAATCAGGCTGATGTCTTCCCGGAGGGCACAATCCGTCCAGTGCACGACGACATCCTCATCGCTCAGCTTCGGCCTGGCCAGGAAATTGACTTGATGATGCACTGTGTCAAGGGCATTG GCAAAGACCATGCCAAGTTCTCCCCAGTGGCCACAGCCAGCTACAGACTCCTACCAGACATCACTCTGCTTGAGCCTGTGGAAGGAGAAGCGGCAGAGGAGCTGAGCCAGTGCTTCTCCCCTGGCGTGATTGAGGTGCAGGAAGTACAAG GTAAAAAGGTGGCCAGGGTGGCCAATGCTCGGCTGGATACCTTCAGCAGGGAAATCTTCCGGCATGAGAAGCTCAAGAAGGCTGTGCGGCTTGCCCGGGTTCGGGACCATTATATCT TTTCTGTGGAGTCTACTGGAGTTTTGCCACCAGATGTGTTGGTGAGTGAAGCCATCAAGATCCTGATGGGGAAGTGCCGGCGGTTCTTGGATGAGCTGGATGCAGTTGAGATGGACTGA